From Pedobacter indicus, a single genomic window includes:
- a CDS encoding GH1 family beta-glucosidase, which produces MTKRDFGENFNWGVSTAAYQIEGAYMDDGKGLSIWDQFVRKKGKILNNENANISADFYNRFEGDLALMKAMGIPNFRFSISWSRIFPEGTGKINSRGVDFYNRLIDTCLEYNIQPWITLYHWDLPLALEKQGGWTNRAIILWFEEYVSFCIRNFGDRVRNWMVLNEPMVFTGAGYFLGVHAPGRKRLSNFFPAAHHAALCQAEGGRVIRSERNGMNVGTTFSYTHIEPYSKRLKDISSAARIDTLVNRTFIEPLLGLGYPTKDFKSLSPIEKYMKEGDDKKLQFDMDFIGLQSYTREIIKHSYITPILKAKLVTASQRNVEHTNMNWEVYPESIYHCLKRMSQYPNIARLIITENGASYSDLEVNGEIRDETRKAYLEKHMNQVLRAKKEGVNVGGYFVWSFIDNFEWAEGYRPRFGLVHIDYLTQKRTIKYSGKWFKNFLKNSPY; this is translated from the coding sequence ATGACAAAACGTGATTTCGGTGAGAATTTCAATTGGGGCGTTTCTACAGCCGCTTATCAAATAGAAGGAGCCTACATGGATGACGGCAAAGGTTTGTCGATTTGGGATCAATTTGTTCGTAAAAAGGGCAAAATCCTTAACAACGAGAACGCCAATATCAGCGCTGACTTTTACAATCGCTTTGAAGGAGATTTGGCTTTAATGAAAGCCATGGGAATCCCTAACTTCCGGTTTTCTATATCTTGGAGCCGAATATTCCCTGAAGGGACGGGAAAAATAAACTCGAGAGGCGTAGATTTTTATAATCGCCTTATTGATACCTGCCTTGAATATAATATCCAACCTTGGATAACACTTTATCATTGGGACCTACCCTTGGCTTTGGAAAAACAAGGAGGTTGGACGAATCGCGCTATTATTTTATGGTTTGAGGAATATGTAAGCTTTTGTATTCGGAATTTTGGTGACCGTGTTCGGAATTGGATGGTGTTAAACGAACCTATGGTGTTTACTGGAGCTGGGTATTTTTTAGGAGTACATGCACCGGGTAGAAAAAGGTTGTCTAACTTCTTTCCGGCCGCACACCATGCCGCACTTTGTCAAGCGGAAGGCGGCCGAGTTATTCGCTCTGAGCGGAATGGCATGAATGTAGGAACGACGTTTTCTTACACGCATATCGAACCCTATAGCAAGCGCCTGAAAGACATTAGTTCAGCAGCCAGAATAGACACCTTGGTCAACCGGACATTTATTGAACCTTTACTTGGACTTGGGTATCCTACTAAAGACTTTAAAAGTCTAAGCCCGATCGAAAAATACATGAAAGAAGGAGATGATAAAAAACTCCAATTTGACATGGACTTTATTGGGCTACAGAGCTATACAAGGGAAATTATCAAACACTCCTACATTACACCCATATTAAAAGCCAAGCTCGTTACTGCCAGTCAACGCAATGTTGAACACACAAATATGAATTGGGAGGTATATCCGGAGTCTATTTACCATTGTCTAAAACGAATGTCGCAGTATCCAAATATAGCGCGCTTGATTATTACTGAAAATGGCGCATCCTATTCGGATTTGGAAGTTAATGGTGAAATCCGTGACGAGACCAGGAAAGCCTACTTGGAGAAACACATGAATCAGGTCCTCAGGGCAAAAAAAGAAGGCGTAAATGTTGGGGGATATTTTGTATGGAGCTTTATC